CGGATCGACGGCGAACAGCACGTCGCCGGCCTTCACCTTCATGTTCTCGGCGACCCGCATGTCGACGATGCGGCCGGCCGTCTCGGAGGAGATCGTCACCCGGGCCTGGCGCAGGTTCGCGTTCTCCGTCTCCTGGATGCGTCCGCCGGTGATCCAGTACCAGCCGCCGCCGGCGGCCAGCGCCAACGGCAGGGCCAGCATGAGCAGGACCCGCCCGCCCCGGCGCGGTCTGGGCGCAGGGGCGGGCGGCGCCAGATTGACCTGCGAAGGGGCCGGCGCGGCAGGGTGCGTCGGGGCCTCGAGGTCAACCTTCACGGCGTCGTCGCCGACGCGCTGTCCATCTTCGATCTTTGTCACTGCGTTCATCGTCATGCTGCCTTCTCGCCGCGCCCGGCGCAGTCCTGCGGCGTCTCGCCGTCGGAAAGATTGTTGATGATCGCTTTCAGGCCGTCGATCGTGGCCTGCCGCGCTTCAGGGGAGAGGCCCGACAGGGCCGCCTCGTAGACCTCGCCGACCATCGACTTCACCTTGCCGTAGGCCTCGCGCGACTTGTCGGTCGGGAAGATCAGCCGCACGCGCCGGTCCGCGGCGTCGCTGCGCCGTTCGATCCAGCCGCCGTCCTCCATGCG
The Mesorhizobium australicum genome window above contains:
- a CDS encoding MarR family winged helix-turn-helix transcriptional regulator; translation: MTNEDRDRLGFLIHDAARLIRRRFEAKASGSGLSAAQWRLLVRVAKEPGVPQARLAELLEIEPISVSRLVDRMEDGGWIERRSDAADRRVRLIFPTDKSREAYGKVKSMVGEVYEAALSGLSPEARQATIDGLKAIINNLSDGETPQDCAGRGEKAA